In Oceanicoccus sp. KOV_DT_Chl, the DNA window GTATTCGACGGCTGATGGCAAGTATTTCGTGCTAGGTGATTTGTACCAGGTGGCTGTAGGTGGCTTTGTGAATTTGGCCGAACAGGAGCGTGAATCCGGTCGTGCCGAGTTGATGGCCGGAGTCAATATGGCAGATATGATTGTGTTTTCACCAAAGCAGCAGCCGGCCAAGGCGTCTATCATGGTCTTTACCGATGTCGATTGCTTCTATTGTCAGAAACTGCACCAGGAAGTACCGGATCTGAATCGCTTGGGTATTGAGGTACGTTATTTGGCTTATCCTCGTGCCGGTATTGGGTCTGACTCATATAAGAAAATTGCCAGTGCCTGGTGTGCAAAAGATAAGCAAGAGGCACTGACTAAATTAAAAAATCGTCAGCCGATTACTACCAATGTTTGTGCGACCAATCCAGTCGCTGCACAGTTTAGTTTAGGTCAACAAGTGGGTGTGACAGGAACGCCTGCACTTATTACCGAGCAGGGTCGTTTAATGCCTGGGTATATGCCTGCTTTGCAATTGGCGAGTGCGTTGGGAGTGCCGGTTGATCCTGAAATCGCTGCTGAACTTCAAGCAAAGCAAGCCGCACAAAAGCAGCGCTAAAAGTTCTATACGTATAATGTTAAACGGCACCTTCGGGTGCCGTTTGTATTTGCGAGTCGGTAGCTGCATTGGGTGTTTCTGGATGGCATTGAGCGCCAAGCTGAAATACAATGCGCGCTCGGAAAATAAACCAATATTTAAATAATCAATTTAGGTGGGAGTGGGCAGTTTGAACCCGGTCAATGTAGGTATTTGTGGTCTAGGAACAGTAGGTAAAGGCACGCTGGATGTCTTAACGCGCAATAATGCAGAAATATCAGCGCGTTCAGGGTGTGACATTGTTATCACCCATATCGGTGCTCGTGGTGGTGCAGACGTAGCTGGAATTAAAGTCAGTACTGATATTTTCGCGGTAGCCGAAGATCCAGATGTTCATGTATTGG includes these proteins:
- a CDS encoding DsbC family protein → MNYLGRKFHSASNYLLGCFICLMSSVVVAQAAPAAIEGETAIAETIKTSLLASRPGLSVESIKASPIAGLYAVQIANGPVLYSTADGKYFVLGDLYQVAVGGFVNLAEQERESGRAELMAGVNMADMIVFSPKQQPAKASIMVFTDVDCFYCQKLHQEVPDLNRLGIEVRYLAYPRAGIGSDSYKKIASAWCAKDKQEALTKLKNRQPITTNVCATNPVAAQFSLGQQVGVTGTPALITEQGRLMPGYMPALQLASALGVPVDPEIAAELQAKQAAQKQR